TTTAGCTGACTAGCTACACTATTTGAGAATTTCCATGGACGGTGACCTCGGCCTCCACCAAGCAAGTATCCTTTACAAAATCGCCCTTGCCGGCCTTACTGAAAGTGTCCAGTGCAATGAAGTGAGACCAACCCCAACTCGGACTCGAGGCATCAAACCATTGATTAGTAGCTACAGGAAGAGAATATAATTATTTCacttatatacatatacacacacacacaaaatgtaTACCTTCATGAATAAGAGCGcattgtatatatattattagaATGTGCGCGTCCAATCTAAACCAATCAATTAGCAATAGCATGCAGAGACTTaagattatttaaaatatttaggcAAAACTTCCTTTCTCGATGTGGAATATCTAAACGTAGTTAATTATATATCCACAAAATAGTTCAACCTTTATTTACGTGTAGTACCTTTTTGACAATGATTAGTCTTGCGATTCATTCGATAGACAATGCGCAGGGAAAACTCCACACACGTTTTGGAACGAGGAGGGAGGGTTTCCGGATCAGCCAATgctaagaaaagagaaatatgaGTACCTTTTCCGTTCGAGTCTCCCTTAGGATAGAGCACTATCTTCCTGTAACCACAAATAGTAAGTGAAATTTAAGGACAATGCCTCATTTATAAGTTGATTTGATCTTCAAGAGCAATGCTTCATTTTGAGCACTTAATCTGCTAGACTATATTTCAAATTGCATAGTGAAATTggctaaaacaaaaattattgaTGTTGGTGATGGCCCATGCTTGGTCATGTTGGTGGAGCAATATTTAATACTAAAAATAGtattacaaaataatataccGTTTATAAGTGGGAGGTGCACTACTAATGTCATTGGGATAATTTGATAAATGTCACATCTAATAATAGATAGTTAAATTGTTGACAATATAGTGATGTTAGTGGGTGGGTAGTGGTGATGTTGGGTCAAAAAGGTTGACCATGATGGGCACAAGGGTATTAAACGAATGACTAAGCCTTTGAAATGTGAGTTGGGTCTAGTGAATGAATAATCAATGGGCTCTTGAAAATATGTGTGAGCTCAAACATAATGAAATTGACCAGTTTTTATATGAGAATTGGTTTCCTGTGTGAAAATGTGTGGATCTCTCGTGATGAGGCGCGTTAGAAAATGTAGTCCGACGCTggaaatataacaaaataatatacattaTATGTGTAACAAACAATAAACAGTTTATATGCTAGAGATCCCTACTAGTATTATAagggagattatattcacacacccaaaattacttctcccacatcctttaaattttataatatttttctatTAAGTGTTAGTaatgtgtagaaaatattaaaaaagtaaaaaggtgtgagagaattaatttggggtgtgtgaatataatctctcctATTATAATTGTGTTGGCAATAAGCCATTCTAGGACTAATtaatttctttccaattttcatGCAGTTAAGTTAGAGAGATGCACGTACCATTTCTTGTTTCCAACAGTGAATGGTTCCGAGTCAAGTATAAAATCTAACTTTGAAAAGTTCCCAACGTTCCAAACATGCTTGTACGTAAAAGAATAATAGCTCATTGATAGAAACTCTGCCTTGGCTGCTCTTTTTTCTTTACAAACGAAGACCTCAGCTCCAACCACGCAGTCGTCATTTACCAGATAGCCATTGGAAGCATCAGTAAATTCTTTCAGTGAGATGAGTTTATCAATACCGGCATCAAGCATCGCCCCATGAAAGCACTTTTGCTTTATATTACGATCTAAATGcaccaagaaaataaatattaataagAAAGACCATAAAAATGATGAGTAATGTCCAAAGGCACATGAAGGAAATTGAGATTCTCTCGTGTGTGATCATTCAAGAATAACACTTTGGGTACATATATTGGGTGATGTGGGAGCATGTGTTGGGCTCAACACATTTGTACATTTGTTCTGATGTATTATGAATGAAGTTGATAttttaccataaaatcaattagcaATATGTATGAGGATAACCCAATTCCCTCAAGCTATGTTAGGGTAAGCggttttaattcaagtctaCAATGTTACTTAGACGGGATAAGGAATGTCTTATATGAGTTGAACAAATTAAAGCATGTGAGAGGAATTTGAAACTAACACCTTCTAAGTAAGTAATGATTTGCAAATCCCTCTCACAAACCTTTGTAATACTCATGGAAGGCATTTATAATAGCTCTATCTATATTTTATGGTTCATTCCTGACTAACTTGGACTTAATCCATTAAACTTTAGAAGACCCTCGTTCAATAAGCATATACAAAGCCCCTCACCTTCTCGACATGACCTCATCAACACATATTAACCGGTCTCTTATCTGCTGGATGCATGCATGAGAAAtagaatacacacacacacacacacatacacacatatatacctTGGAGAACCAAGTACGATCCCTTATTCTGATCAAGCAAAAACACTCTCAAATCAACATATACTTCCCAACCAGCCTGAAGTAATTTTACTCCAGCCATTTCCAAGTAGACAGAGATGAAGTCTTCcacattcttcttcttgtttccaTTTGGGTAGAGCGCCAGTTTCCTGTGAGTAtatgtagatatatatatatatatatatatatatatgtatatatatatataatagaccAAGAATTATTGCATGTTGAACATAGAAGAAGAAACCTACCATCAACTCAACtcaaatttgtgtgtgtgtttgtttgtttattcacAAGGTATCACTGGTGCATTATTCGTGGTTTCCTGATGGTATTAGAACGTCTAACCCAAAATTAGATAGTGATGATTggagaaataaaattttatgcGTACGAGGATTACCACACAAGTCACAtatcccacatcgaccgtatctttaagaaaagagaagagtttaaatacccTAACCTCagaccttttgtgataaaagatCACACCcgacggattgtgcaggtggtaattatcAAGTTGAGCACAATATCGATGTTGTTGGAAATATCGGTATTGTTGGAAGTGGCCGGTTTCTCTGATAATTTTACATATTATGTAACCGCTTATTCTGATTAGTGAAGTTCGGGACATTATGGTAGCATATGCAATTACTTTCTCGACGTGGGAGAAAAAAGAGGTTCGAGCCATTGCCAATCAATATACATGGTTTGCTTTGCTATGAATCTGTGGAGTGCTTTTACTATGGACCTGTAGAAATTTTTACTATAAATTCATGTGCTTATCCAGAAAGTATTTTTTAAGACTAAAAAACGCATTAAAGTTTTATGCAAAACATAATCAAAAGCGCTTTATTATTAGAAAAAACTTTTAGCCATTCCGAAACAAATTCAAACAGACCCTTAATCATCAGATATGAGAATGGGGATTACCATTTGTATCCTCCAGCTTCAAATTCCGTTGATTGATGTCCATGTGCTGAATGTTTCTTTAGCACTGAAAAcgactttatttttttaatgtaatgaGCTGGAGGTGAATCTGAATATGATCTGGAAACCCCTGTAACAAAATAATATGCATGGAAACACAAGAATAACGTAAATatactgatatatatatatatatgcacacagATATGCAGAGAGAATCTTACCATGGTTCAAACTGTGCGTGATAAAATTGAACAAATCCATTTTTTAATCGTAGATAATCGGGTGCAAGTAGCAAATTGactattgaattaatttttgtacaaagtttacaatatatatatatatatatagggttaaACGTAACCCAACTGTAGCAGGAATCCTAAAATACTTACAATTCTAAATTACTTGATATACAAGGAAACCGTAATTAAGGAGTAGAATCCCAAGATGATGATTCtactataacaaaaaaaaaatgggagtgTTTATCTGTTTCTCAAGAAAAAGGTTTTATACTCCAACGTCCTTTGATGTCAAATATTGGATCCGGTCAAGAAAGAAACCGAAAAAACAGAGATTAAGAGAATAATCAAGTTATAAGTGTGGAGCTATTTATATACACTATTAGTACGTATTAGGTCAAATGTTCTTTTAGTTTCTTCCGCTAGCTAGTTGATATGATTCCTGATTTTGTTAGGCATTTGAATATGAATTTGAAGACATTCGTTTTCTAAGGATTCGTTTTCTAAGGATCCCCATCTTTTAAGAAATGCGGACTACTTATAGGGCCTACTTCGTATTTGTTTTATTTaccaatccgaaaccatttatCCGTTTGGTCCAGTAGTACAAGTTGTTGTTTCTCACTCTAAGGTCTTAAGTTCAAATCACATTGAAGACATTTTGAAATCATTTTTTCTATGTTGTCGAAAAAGTTGGTCAGCCGGTCACCGAAAAAGTTGGTGCCTGTCGCAGGAAATTGATCGGCCGTAGATAATGTCGGCGAAAAGTTAACTAatagcaacaacaacaaagcattttcccactaagtagggtcggctatatgaatcctagaaagccattgcgctcggttttgtgtcatgtcctccgttagatccaagtactctaagtcttttcttagggtctcttccaaagttttcctaggtcttcctctaccccttcggccctgaacctctatcccgtagtcatatcttcgaaccagagcgtcagtaggtcttctttgcacatgtccaaacccattttgtgtacgtgttgatgcttcaccgcccaacattctgtgccatacagcattgccggccttattgtcgtcctataaaattttcccttgagcttcagtggcctacgacggtcacacaacacaccagatgcattcttccacttcatccatccagcttgtattctatggttgagatctccatctaattctccgttcttttgcaagatagatcctaggtagcgaaaacggtcgctctttgatatttcctgatctccgatcctcacccctaactcattttggcctccgtttgcactgaacttgcactccatatattctgtcttgatcggcttaggcgaagacctttagattccaacacttctctccaaaggttaagcttcgcatttacccctcatGAGTTTCaactatcaacactatatcgtttgtgaaaagcatacaccaaggaatatcatcttgaatatgtcctgttaactcatccattaccaacgcaaaaaggtaaggacttaaggattgttgatgcacaaaatcagtgaggactttggtacaacaaaaagtattaaatttgtgatcttcgctagattgctctggtcattagtgtggataagtatgtaaatggatagagacaggaaagtaaacacaagatgtacgtggttcacccagattggctacgtccacggagtagaggagttctcattaattgtgaagggtttacacaagtacatagattcaagctctcctttagtgagtacaagtgaatgatttagtacaaatgacattaggaaatattgtgggagaatgatctcataatcatgaaacttctaaataccgaagtgtggtatcgtcttcacttgccttatatgtctcataggtagatgtggcatcttctctggaagtacttttcctccatccaggggtggtatctttaactggtggagatgcacaaggtaatgtatcaatttcacttgaagcttacttgtagtttcaggcttggtcaaacgcgatacaaaccatgtagtaggagtcccccaagtcgccgagctaggggatctgctgaaagaggtgacagacaaggtaagcaattagagttccaagcaatcagtcccagatcagaagtttgatttcgagttccagctgattgttctcattctccctatcttgcaggcaacatgaaggataaagagaagaaaaaagagaatagatgatatgagatacttttgcttttgaatgagtaactttccacaggcttattcttgaactgggctggagggtttttggtttcctccagagtataaggccgactgaagaatttgagggtcaaaacaagtccatcaaatctagagtacgttcaaccctgctgatatgtgatacttttgctgttgacgaagtagtggatgtatcggcacgtgttctgttacgcttgtttccacatgcttccttgtatccttctcactttccctatctgttcctcaggcagacgTGTTattttctctagaagcataagatgttgaagatgagtactcgagagcaatgccacgtaagtaatcaggtaaagggttccaggcagtcagttcttgactggaagcttgattccaagtgctgactgattgctctctttctccttgtcttgcaggtaagaacaaggccaaaggaaaagacagggaaaaagcatgatatgggatattcttgcttttaaccctgatgatatgagatattcttgctctggtgtagcttgtt
The nucleotide sequence above comes from Malus sylvestris chromosome 16, drMalSylv7.2, whole genome shotgun sequence. Encoded proteins:
- the LOC126609092 gene encoding uncharacterized protein LOC126609092 — translated: MDLFNFITHSLNHGVSRSYSDSPPAHYIKKIKSFSVLKKHSAHGHQSTEFEAGGYKWKLALYPNGNKKKNVEDFISVYLEMAGVKLLQAGWEVYVDLRVFLLDQNKGSYLVLQDRNIKQKCFHGAMLDAGIDKLISLKEFTDASNGYLVNDDCVVGAEVFVCKEKRAAKAEFLSMSYYSFTYKHVWNVGNFSKLDFILDSEPFTVGNKKWKIVLYPKGDSNGKGTHISLFLALADPETLPPRSKTCVEFSLRIVYRMNRKTNHCQKVRPARAIL